In Solenopsis invicta isolate M01_SB chromosome 9, UNIL_Sinv_3.0, whole genome shotgun sequence, the sequence aataatctaatgattttttgataatttgaatatatcaaTTATGTGATCTCGAATAAACTTTTCAAACAGAattatattcacataaataaaataatataattcaaataaaacgaTATTTACAATTGGAATGGCATTTTCTCTCAATCTTATTCGTGTCAGGGAACTGCGATCGAAGTCGTCGTCCGATAAATGCAACGAGCATAAATGTGAAGACTTGGGTAAACATTCCATCTGAAGGCCCATAACTTTAGcccaagttaatttttttgattcatCTTGTGGAAATCTAATGAAACACACATATCAactaaattgtatataaaataaatagtagcaTGCAAGGTACGTTTCAATCCACCGAAGTCCGTGCATAAAAACAACGTTCACGCGGTTCACGCGAGGAGCTTCCGTCAATAAGCCTATAACAACTTGAAAGACGGATAATGTATAATGGATACAAAGGATCtacattattaatatgaatCAACGAGAATGTTCGACGCTCAGACACAAGCagcaaaaacattttcattaaatcttattttatttaaatatataaaatagaagcaaattttattttgtaggtTATAAATATACAGTACTTACCGGTGAAAtgtaattgcaatatttttttcaatattaatttgctCTTTGCTTTTTCGGTAGCTTTTATTGCAACAACCGATTGCAATACAAAGcggcattttttacaaattattttttaaggtaACTTTTTTGTACACAACACACGTCACACGTCACACAGAAACTGGAGCACTGGACGAAAACAGACGAAAATACAGTTGTTTCCTTAGTCTACTCACAGATGGCAGTACTAATGTCGCCAGACAATATGGCGGCCCCCTCCTCCCCTAAAATGTTCACGCCCCGCGCCTTTAGGCTCCGTCCAGATATTCATACGTCAATGCATCGAACCTCCACCATAACCTTTAAATCGACTTATAGAAGAATGATCaactatgattggccaatttcttacagattccggcataagttaacgGTTGCggtctgcataaaccaacctttaagggcctcgcacataaaatgcataacagagcataaacgtAGCATAAAGCCTCTGAaccaataggaatcttatgtaaattaatatggcgactttatgttggatggTCATTGGTCCAtcagtcttatgttgtgcttatgttatgttatgcatttcatgtgcgaggccctttagtatgcaattgagtcctccaccgccattttgggaccgctctaaagCTATATCCACACAAACTTGCATAAGCCCATAAGCATATGCACAATTATAACCATAATAAGGGTCAATTCAGACGAagtttgcatagctgcataaccatatgcataaagaaatgaaCCAATCACATATCTAATAAGAAAAGTGCTACACAAATGTATCTTTATATGTGTACGCATATGCAGCGTCGTAAAGAAAACGTTCAATCGTCActgtagaataaatattatcaaattgacatatatatattccgtggatttgtaatattatattgtgcAATCCGTGTTACTCGACATATCCtctgaaaaatctaaaaattgaaatatggaAGCTGAAGAGTTATGTGCTTTGTCATGTTTgagttatatattatacagaCGTCGTCGACATcgtctattaaaaaaacataagagAAGATGGTCGTCCAATTAATACATTAAGATTTTATCAAGGAGATTTTGACCACCTCTTTCAAGAATTGAAACAAGATTCagatatgttttttaaatatacacgaATGAATGAAGatactatttaatttattattaagcaaGATAggatcatatttaaaaaaatctaattggcGAGCCTTGTCTCCAGAGCAGCGTTTGATTATTACACTCaggtaattgtataaataaattcaattctgAACCttgttattgatattttatatataattactagaTTTTTCGCCCGCGCTTTGCGCGTGCTCAAAATCTATTCCCCTCTTCCCAAATCCTCCTCACTCATTAATTAGGAGCATCAATAGAACCCCATGAAACCTCCAATTTCCAACCCCATAGTAGCCATCCCCATAAAATTCTTTTGGTAccagtttcatcaaaatcaacaaaaaattagaacaatttTAGCACTGGTTTCAAGAAAATTGatccattaataaaaaattaaacttatcttccaaaaattaaaaaaattttggcacTGGTTTCATGAAAATTggtcaattaatatttattatttctcgaaattttaataattttcaaaccgATTTCCAAAAAATCGGTAACGAAAAACTATACATATCATAGCACTCCCCGGAAAATTCTACCcctattttatatacttttagtaaaaatttggtCCACTAAAACGAATAAGTAGTTCGCGgtcagacagacagacagacagacagaagacggtacttatataaatagatagatagatagataataaaaaagtcctttttcttgaaaataggTTTCTTGCAACAGGTGACCAAATGACATCAATAGCATTAGCATATCGCATTGGATTATCAACTGCTCATTCCATAGTTAAGGAAACATGCGAAATAATTTCAAACGTACTTAGTACTGAATATCTTAATCCACCAACATTGAATGAGTGGAAAAATATAAGCACGGGCTTTTGGCAACGGTGGAATTTTCCAAACACAATTGGTGCAATGGATGGAAAGCACATCCAGATACAAGCACCACCAAAATCTGGGagcttatattttaattataagaagaCTTTTAGCTTAGTACTCATGGCTATATGTGATCATGAGTATAAGTTCACTGTAGTTGACGTAGGTGCTTTTGGCAGTGATTGTGATGCTGGTGTTCTATCCAAATCAGTATTtggaaaagtattatataatcgCACACTTAATATATCGCATGAAACAAGGAAATTACCTGGATGTGATATAGAATTGCCCTATTTTGTCGTTGGTGATGAGGCTTTTCAGTTGCATAAAAATGTTATGCGTCCCTATTCTGGTCGATACTTGAGCGATAACagaagtatatttaattatcgtttATCACGTGCAAGACGTACAATCGAAAATGCTTTTGGTATTCTAGTATCAAGATGGCGAATACTTCGTTGCCCAATTTGTGCTCATCCATCAACTGTTGATCGATATGTTTTAGCATGCgtaaatttacacaattttttaatgaaaacgcCAAAAAATCATCATGCGAACAAACATACTGCCCAACAAACTTTGTCGATCATGATAATGTTATGGAAACAGTAATACCGGGAAGATGGAGAGATGAAAACGAAGGAATAGAACGTCTAAGGCCTTGCAGTGCACATAGAGCAACTCGTGAAGCATACGAGCAAAGAGACATTTCAACTGAATATTTGCTATCATCCGTAGGTGAAGTTACATGGCAATATGAACGTATACACGTGGGATCTACGTATCATACgttatacgaataaatattgtatccagtactatttttacttttttatttctgtatcaaaagtacaaaaatatacatatctatgtgctgaattaaatatataattgatgtAAAACAAGTGGCAACAATGCATATAacttaatatcacttttactttGGTTTTGATTATAacgaaatgtaaaaattttaatacatttgaacaaaataatatttgttatcatAGAACACGTTAATACGtcttaaagttataaataaaagtttattttcaagcaaacaaaaattttatgcttattttatttgtaatagaaaataaaattaaaaagaaaataaactaaaaaaacttcaaataaacaaaacgtttaatatAAGTCTTTTAGTGCATAGAAACTTATAAAGcataaaaacaacaaattaaatattatccgcagacaaaattatatagtaactaaaaaaaaaaaaaaagttatcagTCTTATATGCTTTTGTCCATGCATTGAAACTTAACATTTTgacttaaaatattcaattgctCTAAGATTGCTGTATATTTGTATGCAATTATGCAAACCCTACTGCAGTTGTACAACAAGAACCGTCTCGACATGAAATAGGTTTGTTCTCTGTAGCTGAACTGGCTACACTAGTTCAGAGTTTATCTTTTTTACTCCACattggaaagaaaaagatattctCAACTATTGCAGCCACTTCAGCTACAGAGAGCAAACCTAATGTGATTTTAACATAACTGTTAtaagatgtaataaaaaattatctttaaaactcATATAAAATCTTCATAATCTTTCCTTTCAATTGTGTCTTCCTTGGTTCTTCTATTTTACGTAATTGAAATGCAATTGTGCTACCAAAAACATCATCTTCATCCATTTTTTGTTTACCTGAGAAATGTTGAGACATAACAGATGATAAATTCATAAACGATTTGTCAACTTCGTCCGCTTCTTGCATAATTGTACATTttgctttgttttttttatttcctggcATAAATTTTATGCATGGTTGCATTGATGACgaattttcattaatacttGGCGATAAAGATGGGGTTGAAGATAGAGATGGAGATGAAGGTACAGATGATGAAGACGACAGTATTGATAATGGTGATGAAGATTTTAACACCTCAGATGGAGCAGAAATGCtgaaagattataattatttattagtttatgtaaaaaaattatgactaaaccagtaaatattttaccattatttgcAACCTacaaacaaaagaattaaagctttgttaaattattactaaatgagttgtacagtcgtgagctaaaaggtagcaacactTTTTTCTTGATGAGTTTCTGAACGCGCACCtttaacgagagatgagaacgactgcaTCCATCGAGTTTTGCGCGCAACGTCAAACCATGTCAAACGTTCGTATCCAAGGTGTTCGTTATTTGAGCGAATTGAAGCGCCGCCCGATTCCGGCGTATTCGTACGGCGCTGTCTGCTTCCCCGGCCTCGTCGTCGTTCTCGGTGGATCGAGGAGCTGGGGGCGACGGGGAGACGCGATTACCTTTTCGTTCAAATTTTGGTCGACGGGCACTCTCTCGTTCGACGACTGTGCCACGGTAAGCACGCGACTAGCGACCGCGATCCGCTTTGACTCTGTCGGCGAGTGCGATTCTTATATTGTACCGAGCTTTAGTATTCCGTAAGCACGGAAATCCCTGAGCGCTGTGTTGAAAGGAAATAAAGTGCGTTTATCAGTAACTGCAGTGCGTGTCTCTAAGATACCTTCTGTACTTTCGCTTAAGCCGTCTACGTCCAGGAAGGTTATCACTGGACCGAGGCGATACGCGAacatttggtccttcgagccggatccaACTTGAATCCGGGGATACTTTCATAGtgcaagttaacaatttttgcTCGCGTTCCGCTGGCGCGAGCAATTCTTTCCGCTGCGTTACTCTTCCGCGATCACGAAGTCTCGGAGTGCCCGCGTGTGGAACACGTGGTAGCACGCGCCGGAGTCGTGATTCACGCGGCAGCAGTACCTTGCGTCCGTGTTACTCAAGCCGCGAGGCGCGCTCGCTCGAGCGTCGGGATCGCGTGGTCTCATCGCGTGATCGTGCAACGACTAACTTGGTCGGAATCAAGCGCGCGGTGTATGACTCCAAGCTGAGCTCGCCGTGCTCATCACGATGTTGGATCGAACGATCAAACAAAGTTGTCCTAGCGGGATACATCTCCCGTATGTGGATAAACATGCAAAAATTAGGACAAGCCAAAATCACGGCGTATGAAGGCTCGATCCGGCTGGCGCGCCTCGATGATTACTGGAAGCGTTATCAAGACCTGCACTTTGAAATCGCAGCCGATCCCGAAGCTGACAAAACGAATTACGTCAAGGACGACTACTTCACCAAAACGGAAGAGGAGTATTTTGGTATGCGTAGTAGGCTTAATGATCTTTTCGTTCAGCTAAGCAGAGCGGGAATTGTAGAGGTGGAGGAGCGCCCTGGGCCGAGCTCTACGGCGGTCGCGCCGGTACTTAAACAGATGCAGCTTCTGAAGCTGGAGCTGCTGAAATTCTCCGGCGATCAACTCGAGTGGGAGGGTTTTCGAAATTTATTTCGCTCGCTCGTTCATGACGTCACGGGCGTTCCTAAGGTGCAGAAGCTTCAGTACTTGATGGGGTGCCTGACCGGTGAAGCAGCGGAGGTCGTCGCAGGCGTTCCCTTGACGGACGGCGCTTATGATGGGGCGTGGCAGGATTTAGTGATGCGCTATGACAATCCGCGAGTCCTGCTCTGCGCTCACATGCGCCATTTGATTTCTTGCCCGGCCGCCACTAAATCTTCGGCTGGGGAAATCAAACGATTGCTGGGCGTGCTCAACCAGGCGCGGCGGGCGTTCGTCTCATTGGAGCGACCGGTCGAGTCGTGGGATGATTGGTTCGTCCACTTGCTCGTTAGTAAGTTGGACGCCACGAAACGGATATACTGGGAGACGTCATTCTTGGACTCGCGTGACTTTCCGACGTTTCGGCAGTTACAGGTCTACCTAGAGAACCGGGTGCGCGCTCTGGAGGCGGCTAGGGTGGACGCCCCCCTTCCGCGAGGAGGACCGGGTGCGGGTGCGAAGTCCGCAGCTAAGGCCACGCGCGTTGCATGCAACACAACCGTGACTCCGAAACCAAAGGCGAAGACGTGCTCTCTCTGCTCGGGTGCGCACGCACTGACGTTCGGTCCCAAATACAAGGCATTGCCAGTTGCTCAACGCGCGGAACAGGTGAAAAAACTTGGCGCGTGTTTGAACTGCCTGAAACCTGGACATCGGGCGGATTCTTGCCCGGCCAGCGGTCGTTGCTTGGTGTGTGGCGCGAATCACCACACTACCCTGCATGGGCTTGATTTCGGGCAGTCCGGAAGCACCACCAGGGACCAGCCACGAGGGACGGAGGATACTGTCGCCGACGCTAACTCCTTGACAGCAAGCGTGGGCTCGACCGCCGCTATTAGCAGAAGAACCGTCCTGCTGACCACGGCACAGGTTCTGCTTGAGGGACCGTGTTTGGAAGGCAACTGCGGGTGCGGGCTTTGCTTGATACTGGGTCAGAGGTCTCCTTTATAACAGAGAGTGCAGCCCAAATGCTACGCGCGCCGCGTCACCGTGTCCGGGTTGCGGTATCCGGTCTGCAGGGTACGCGAACCGGGGAGGCTGCTACCGCTGTAACTCTTGGCATAAGGTCCCGAACAGATGCCGCGTTCCGCCTCGAGACGGAGGCATTCGTGCTCCGGCGATTGACCGATCTGCTGCCGCCTCAACGCGTTGTTGCGCGTGCGTGGCCGCACTTGACGAACCTTCCGTTGGCCGACCCGGACTTTGCGACGCCGGCTGCGGTGGACGTTGTACTCAGCGCCGACGTTTACCGACAAGTGATGCGACCTGACATTCGGCAAGGTGAACTAGGCTCGCCTTCGGCGCACCTCTCCGCCTTTGGCTGGATTCTGACCGGCGCAGTGGATTCCGGGGAGAAAGCTGCGGTCGCTGCGCACACGGTGTCGGTGCTGCTGGCACAGCCCGTTGATGAGCTCACAACAGCTCTTAAGCGACTATGGGAGCTCGAAGAGGTTGTTGCTCAGCGCGTTCCGACTCCGGATGAGGATCAAGCGGAGGAGCACTTCCGACGGACGCACTTTCGGGACGCGTCGGGCCGATACGTTGTACGGCTGCCCTGTCGTCCGGATCGACTTAAGCGGCTGGGCGAGTCACGCTCGGCCGCGCTGTCTATGCTGCTCAGCTCGGAGCGCCGCTTGGCGAGGAAGCCCGAGCTGCAGAAACGATACATCGACTTTATGGTGGAGTACCTCGCGCTGGATCATATGAATCCCGTACTGGCTGATGCTCCTTCCCGGTCGGTGTCTTACTACTTGCCTCACCACGCAGTCTTCAAGGCTGGAGAGGCCACAGGGAAAATACGTGTGGTTTTTAATGCATCCTTTAAAACAACATCTGGTTATTCGCTGAATGACTGTTTGTTACCAGGTCCTCGATTACAGTCCGACCTATGGGTCATCCTGACTCGATGGCGAGGGTTCAAGGTCGGATTCATGGCCGATATAGTTAAGATGTTCCGGCAGATCCGAGTAAACCCGGCAGACATGGACTTGCAGAGGATACTCTGGCGTGCCGACCCAACGGAGCGAGTTCGAGAGTTCCAGCTCCGGACGGTGACTTACGGTACAACCGCGGCGCCTTTCCTGGCTATACGCACGCTGCAGCAGTTGGCCAACGACGAGGCTGCGCGTTTTCCACTGGGAGCGACGGCCTTGTTGCGACATTCTTATGTCGACGACATCTTAGCTGGAGGAAGCGATCTGTCGGCGACCCGGGAGGTCCAGCGCCAGCTAGTGGCACTGCTGCAGGCTGGAGGGTTCTCGCTGGACAAGTGGGCCTCGAACACGCGGGAGCTTCTCCCGCAGGCGTCGCCGGAGGAGGCATTGCTGCCAGCCTTTGACGCAGTAAGCGCTCTCGGGATAGTGTGGCATCCTGATGAAGACGCACTGTCAGTCCGTGTGACAGTATCCCAGCAACACGAAACCACCACGAAGCGGACGGTCCTGTCTGAAGCGGCTCGCTTGTTTGACCCGCTGGGGTGGGTCGCGCCTGTTCTAATATTCGCCCGGGTCTTCATGCAGGATGTGTGCCTTGCCGGCTACGACTGGGACGACCCGCTTCCCCTTGAGTTGGTGGACGCTTGGAGAGTCTTCACTGCTTCCCTGCCGGGACTGTCGGCTTTGAGAGTCCCGCGCTGGCTGCAGCGTGACCCGGGGGACGAGGTGGAGCTCCATGGGTTCTCCGATGCATTGGAGAGTGCCTACGTGGCGGCGGTCTACGCTCGGGTCACCAGGCGAGACGGCCGGGTAAGGGTGACCTTGCTGACGGCCAGAGCCAAGGTGGCTCCCGTCAAGACGCAGAGCGTGCCTCGCTTGGAGCTCTGCGGGGCTGTCCTGGTGGCACGGCTGCTCCGCCGGGTGGCGCGCGAGCTGGACATGGAGGATGCACCGATCGTGGCCTGGACAGATGCGAGGGTCATCCTGTGCTGGTTTCGCTCTCATGCGTCGCGCTGGCGACCATTTGTAGCGCATCGAGTGACGGAGGTGCAAAATCTTGTGCCGGGCGAGCGATGGAGGCATGTCCCTACGACTTCCAATCCAGCGGACCTGGCAACCAGGGGGATTCCGGTCTCGGAGCTCCTTGGACTGGACCTGTGGTGGAGGGGTCCTGAGTGGCTGCGGAGACCGCCAGCCGCATGGCCCGCGGTGGGTGACCTTGCCACTCGccaagaagaagaggaaagaaggGCGGTGCATTTAGCCGCTCCAGGAAATAAGGAGGACCTCCTCGAGGAGAGATTCTCGTCGCTGACGCGGCTTGTACGCGTAGTGGCGTATTGCTGCAGATTTTATCGGAGCGCCCGAGGCATACTCAAGCAAGACGGGTTTTTGACGAGCGCTGAGTTGGAGGCTAGTCTGTCTAGGTTGGTGAGACTGGCGCAGAGAAGAGAGTTTCCGGGGGACTTGGAGGCGCTTACGGCGGGCGGCCCGCTGCCGACCGGTTCGTCGCTGCGAGCCTTGAGTCCGTTCCTGGACAAGGATGGATCCTTGCGAGTGGGCGGTAGACTTCAATCCGCTCAGCTGCCCTTCCCGGAGAAGCACCCTCTGATTCTTCCAAAGGAGGGTCCTCTCACCGAGCTGGTCCTTCGCAACGCGCACACCGCTACC encodes:
- the LOC113006188 gene encoding uncharacterized protein LOC113006188; the encoded protein is MKILFNLLLSKIGSYLKKSNWRALSPEQRLIITLRFLATGDQMTSIALAYRIGLSTAHSIVKETCEIISNVLSTEYLNPPTLNEWKNISTGFWQRWNFPNTIGAMDGKHIQIQAPPKSGSLYFNYKKTFSLVLMAICDRINIVSSTIFTFLFLYQKYKNIHIYVLN
- the LOC120358694 gene encoding uncharacterized protein LOC120358694, yielding MQKLGQAKITAYEGSIRLARLDDYWKRYQDLHFEIAADPEADKTNYVKDDYFTKTEEEYFGMRSRLNDLFVQLSRAGIVEVEERPGPSSTAVAPVLKQMQLLKLELLKFSGDQLEWEGFRNLFRSLVHDVTGVPKVQKLQYLMGCLTGEAAEVVAGVPLTDGAYDGAWQDLVMRYDNPRVLLCAHMRHLISCPAATKSSAGEIKRLLGVLNQARRAFVSLERPVESWDDWFVHLLVSKLDATKRIYWETSFLDSRDFPTFRQLQVYLENRVRALEAARVDAPLPRGGPGAGAKSAAKATRVACNTTVTPKPKAKTCSLCSGAHALTFGPKYKALPVAQRAEQVKKLGACLNCLKPGHRADSCPASGRCLVCGANHHTTLHGLDFGQSGSTTRDQPRGTEDTVADANSLTASVGSTAAISRRTVLLTTAQVLLEGPCLEGNCGCGLCLILGQRSPL
- the LOC105207101 gene encoding uncharacterized protein LOC105207101, producing MLRAPRHRVRVAVSGLQGTRTGEAATAVTLGIRSRTDAAFRLETEAFVLRRLTDLLPPQRVVARAWPHLTNLPLADPDFATPAAVDVVLSADVYRQVMRPDIRQGELGSPSAHLSAFGWILTGAVDSGEKAAVAAHTVSVLLAQPVDELTTALKRLWELEEVVAQRVPTPDEDQAEEHFRRTHFRDASGRYVVRLPCRPDRLKRLGESRSAALSMLLSSERRLARKPELQKRYIDFMVEYLALDHMNPVLADAPSRSVSYYLPHHAVFKAGEATGKIRVVFNASFKTTSGYSLNDCLLPGPRLQSDLWVILTRWRGFKVGFMADIVKMFRQIRVNPADMDLQRILWRADPTERVREFQLRTVTYGTTAAPFLAIRTLQQLANDEAARFPLGATALLRHSYVDDILAGGSDLSATREVQRQLVALLQAGGFSLDKWASNTRELLPQASPEEALLPAFDAVSALGIVWHPDEDALSVRVTVSQQHETTTKRTVLSEAARLFDPLGWVAPVLIFARVFMQDVCLAGYDWDDPLPLELVDAWRVFTASLPGLSALRVPRWLQRDPGDEVELHGFSDALESAYVAAVYARVTRRDGRVRVTLLTARAKVAPVKTQSVPRLELCGAVLVARLLRRVARELDMEDAPIVAWTDARVILCWFRSHASRWRPFVAHRVTEVQNLVPGERWRHVPTTSNPADLATRGIPVSELLGLDLWWRGPEWLRRPPAAWPAVGDLATRQEEEERRAVHLAAPGNKEDLLEERFSSLTRLVRVVAYCCRFYRSARGILKQDGFLTSAELEASLSRLVRLAQRREFPGDLEALTAGGPLPTGSSLRALSPFLDKDGSLRVGGRLQSAQLPFPEKHPLILPKEGPLTELVLRNAHTATLHGGPQLMRSYLLRRFWVVGVATRVRRIARECVRCARFRAETAQQRMGQLPPERVLPSRPFASAGVDYAGPLRIRAHKGRGNISSKGYIYLFVCLATRAVHLEVVSDLSASAFIAAFRRFTARRGRCRLLLSDNATNFRGADAELRARFRAASEFYKEVGEVLANDGTEWKFIPPQAPHFWGLWEAGVRSVKHHLRRVIGDHALTYEETATLLCQIEACLNSKPLSPFSTDAADLVALTPGHFLVGEALGNISEVPESDLHPTSRWRLISAIKESFWRRWHEEYLHLLQQRSKWTRERTNLTPGMMALVRDELLPPAKWPLARVTRVFPGPDGCVRVATVRTAATELTRPITKICPLPLTTDQALSGGLTKPPDATLH